Within the Gracilinema caldarium DSM 7334 genome, the region ATAGCCTTCCCCCTTTTAGTAATGTTGGAAGTATAACCCCCCTTTAACTGAACAGTCAAATTTTAGTTACTGTTGTTCAGTTAAAGTTAATGTATAAATATGCTAAAACAGATGAAAGGTCAAGAGGATTCTGTGGTTATTCTGATAAAATTTATATTAAAAACGTTTGTGTTTTGTTTATTTATTCATTGTAATGCAATAAAATGTCATTTTTCTCTAAAATCAACAAGAATATTATTTCATTATTAAGACATTGACAGGAATTTATATTTATGCATATTTATACCTATGAAATTGCATCACCGGCGTCTCCGTAAAATCTAACCCACCTTTAAAGCCCCTGCTAGGGTCATGCAAGCTGTTATACTACAACTAGTATGCTAACGGCCTGCTCTCTTTGGTGCCTCTAAAAATCTACATGAGTTTTTAAGGTGCCCTTTATCCGGAATAATAGTATAATTGATGATTAGTTAAGAAAACGTGATCAAACAAGGAAGAAGGAGCTAATATGAAACAGATACAGGGCGGCCTTTGTGCCCCGCAAGGCTTCCGTGCTGGAGGGGTATGGTGCGGTATCCGAAAAAAGAATGATAAACGGGATCTCGCCCTCATTGTATCCGATACGGTCTGTACCGCCTCAGGTATGTATACAACCAACAAGGTTAAGGCTGCTAGCGTACTGGTAACCCAAGAACATCTGATGAAAGGGCAGTGTCAGGCTATCATCTGTAATTCGGGCAATGCCAATGCCTGTACCGGCGAAGCAGGGCTCGATGCTGCTCGCCGCATGGCCCGGGCTGCAGGATCTGCCCTTGGAATCGATCCTGCTCTTGTTGCTGTGGGCTCTACTGGTGTTATTGGGGTTCCCCTGCCGGTGGAAAAGGTCGAAAAGGCCATGCCGGAACTCCTCTTTGTCCTTTCTGCCGATTACCCGGGCCATTCAGCGGCTCTGGAAGCAATCATGACCACCGACACCCGTAAAAAGGAAATAGCCCTGGAGTTCGAGCTTGACGGTAAACCGGTCCGCATCGGGGCTGTAGCCAAAGGCGCAGGGATGATACATCCCAACATGGCTACCATGCTGAGCTTTATTACCACCGACGCCGCCATAGCACCGGCCATGCTGGATAGTGCCCTGCGACTGGCGGTCCGCCGTTCCTTTAACCGGGTCACCGTCGATGGGGATACCAGTACCAACGATATGGTTCTTATCCTCGCCAACGGCAAAGCCGGAAATACTCCCATAGAAAAGGATTCTGCCAATTTTCAACGGTTTAGCGCCGCATTGGAACAGGTGAGCATCAACCTGGCCCGAGCTATTGCCCGGGATGGGGAAGGGGCTACGAGGCTTGTTACCTGCACCGTAAAGGGCGCAAAGGACGAAGAATGCGCCGAAATACTGGCCAAGTCCGTGGTCGGTTCAAGTCTGGTAAAGGCCGCCTGTTTTGGGGCCGATGCCAACTGGGGCCGCATTCTCTGTGCCATGGGGTATTCCGGCGCAGACTTTGAACCGGACACGGTGTCGGTCCGCTTTAGAAGCACCGCAGGAGAAGTTGCGGTCTGCAAGGGGGGCGCTTCAATACCCTTTTCAGAAGAACTGGCCAAGAGAGTCCTTTCGCAGGAAGAAATTGAAATACTCATCGATATAATCAATTCGGGGACCTCCAGCGCCACCTGCTGGGGCTGTGACCTGACCTACGACTATGTGAAAATAAACGGTGATTACCGCTCGTAACAGGTATTGAGCGAAGGATGCAGAAGGAGAGCCATCGTGAAGGAATTTTCTGTCAGTAACGAAGACCGGGCCCAGGTGCTTATCCAGGCATTGCCCTATATTCAAAAATTTATGGGCAAGACCATTGTGGTAAAGTACGGCGGGAACGCCATGATTAACGAGGACCTAAAGTCAGCGGTCATCCAGGATGTGGTCCTCATGGCCTGTGTGGGAATCCGAACGGTTCTGGTCCACGGCGGGGGCCCTGAGATTGAATATATGCTTCGGAAAATCGGTAAGGAAAGCCGTTTTGTGAATGGTCTCCGGTATACCGATGAAGAAACCATGGAAATTGTCCAAATGGTGCTGGCCGGAAAGGTAAACAAAGACATTGTTTCCCTGATACAGCAGGCCGGAGGCCAGGCTCTTGGACTCTGCGGTCTCGATGGGGGACTCCTTCAGGCCCGAAGGTTGGTTTCTTTTGAAGGAGACCTGGGCCTCGTGGGCGACATTAGCACCGTAAAAACCGCGGTTCTGGAGGACGTTCTGGAGCGGGGCTATATTCCTGTTATTTCTACCGTAGCCCAGGGAATTGATGATGCGGCTGGACATGCGCTGAACATCAACGCGGACACGGCTGCTGCCCGGATTGCCGCAGACCTTGGGGCGGAGAAGCTCATCCTCATGACCGATGTTCGGGGCATACTGAAGGATGTGAAGGACCCTGATTCACTCCTGCAGGAAATTCAACGTTCAGAACTCGATAGCCTTATTAAAGAAGGCATAGTCAGCAAGGGAATGATTCCCAAAGTAGACTGCTGCCGTCTTGCCCTGGATGCGGGGGTACGGAAGGCCCATATCATAGATGGCAGAATCCCCCATGCCCTGCTTTTGGAACTCTTTACCGATGAAGGTATTGGAACCCAGGTTGTAAATGAGGGCGGAACATCCCATGAATAGTTTTATGAATACCTACCACCGGCTTCCGGTGGTGTTTACCAAGGGTTCAGGTGCCCGGCTTACCGACAGTCAGGGCAAAACCTATGTCGACTTTACCTCCGGTATTGCGGTGAACTGTCTGGGGCATAATCACCCGGCCCTGGTCAAAGCCATCAACGACCAGGCCGCGCGGCTCATCCATACATCAAACTACTTTCTCAGTGATACATCCATCGCCTTCGCAGAACGGCTTGTGCAGGCCTGTAAATCCGTGGGAATGGAACGGGTCTTTTTATGCAATTCCGGTGCTGAAGCAAACGAAGGGGCCATTAAAATAGCCCGCAAGTATTCTCAAAGCCGGTATGGTAATGGCCGCCACCGGATTGTTACCTTAAAGGGCAGTTTCCACGGCAGAACTCTGACGACCCTCTCTGCGACCGGACAGGACCGGTTTCATCCGGACAGTTTTGCGCCTTATACCGAAGGGTTTATATTTGTGGAGCCCCATGACATCCCCGCCATGGAAAAAGCCCTGGACGGGACCGTGGCGGCGGTGCTCATGGAACCCATTCAAGGGGAAAGCGGCATCCGGCCCCTCGATGCCGCTTATGTACAGCGTGTAGCCCAGCTTTGCAGGGAACGGGATGTACTCCTCATGTTCGACGAGGTTCAATCCGGCGTCGGCAGGACCGGAACCTTTTTAGCTTCTGAAATCTATCAGGTTCAAGTTGATGTAGTGACCCTGGCTAAGGGGCTTTCCGGCGGTGTGCCTGTCGGGGCTGTTCTGGCGGGTCAAAAAACGGCGGAAACCCTCGGAGTGGGAGACCATGGCAGTACCTTTGGGGGCAACCCGCTGGCCGCAGCGGC harbors:
- the argJ gene encoding bifunctional glutamate N-acetyltransferase/amino-acid acetyltransferase ArgJ, with amino-acid sequence MKQIQGGLCAPQGFRAGGVWCGIRKKNDKRDLALIVSDTVCTASGMYTTNKVKAASVLVTQEHLMKGQCQAIICNSGNANACTGEAGLDAARRMARAAGSALGIDPALVAVGSTGVIGVPLPVEKVEKAMPELLFVLSADYPGHSAALEAIMTTDTRKKEIALEFELDGKPVRIGAVAKGAGMIHPNMATMLSFITTDAAIAPAMLDSALRLAVRRSFNRVTVDGDTSTNDMVLILANGKAGNTPIEKDSANFQRFSAALEQVSINLARAIARDGEGATRLVTCTVKGAKDEECAEILAKSVVGSSLVKAACFGADANWGRILCAMGYSGADFEPDTVSVRFRSTAGEVAVCKGGASIPFSEELAKRVLSQEEIEILIDIINSGTSSATCWGCDLTYDYVKINGDYRS
- a CDS encoding aspartate aminotransferase family protein — protein: MNSFMNTYHRLPVVFTKGSGARLTDSQGKTYVDFTSGIAVNCLGHNHPALVKAINDQAARLIHTSNYFLSDTSIAFAERLVQACKSVGMERVFLCNSGAEANEGAIKIARKYSQSRYGNGRHRIVTLKGSFHGRTLTTLSATGQDRFHPDSFAPYTEGFIFVEPHDIPAMEKALDGTVAAVLMEPIQGESGIRPLDAAYVQRVAQLCRERDVLLMFDEVQSGVGRTGTFLASEIYQVQVDVVTLAKGLSGGVPVGAVLAGQKTAETLGVGDHGSTFGGNPLAAAAGLAVLSVVDQPALLAEISRKGNHIMETIRAWKHPAVREVRGRGLMIGIDIAGDAWPVLEAALQQGLLLLSAGQKTLRLLPPYIITDDEIDEGLKILRSILDTISLGA
- the argB gene encoding acetylglutamate kinase; translated protein: MKEFSVSNEDRAQVLIQALPYIQKFMGKTIVVKYGGNAMINEDLKSAVIQDVVLMACVGIRTVLVHGGGPEIEYMLRKIGKESRFVNGLRYTDEETMEIVQMVLAGKVNKDIVSLIQQAGGQALGLCGLDGGLLQARRLVSFEGDLGLVGDISTVKTAVLEDVLERGYIPVISTVAQGIDDAAGHALNINADTAAARIAADLGAEKLILMTDVRGILKDVKDPDSLLQEIQRSELDSLIKEGIVSKGMIPKVDCCRLALDAGVRKAHIIDGRIPHALLLELFTDEGIGTQVVNEGGTSHE